A genomic region of Podarcis raffonei isolate rPodRaf1 chromosome 13, rPodRaf1.pri, whole genome shotgun sequence contains the following coding sequences:
- the LOC128399970 gene encoding ferritin light chain, oocyte isoform-like, whose translation MSSQVRQNYDAQSEAGVNRLVNQFLHASYNYLSLGFYFTRDDVALSKFSSFFRHLSEEKHEQAEKLLTFQNRRGGRVVLQDVKKPERDEWTNGAAAMDAALQLEKNLNKALLDLHQVATSHTDPHLCDFLETHFLDEEVKLIKKLGDHVTNLKRVRAKDEGLGEYLFDRLTLGESSD comes from the exons ATGAGTTCCCAGGTCCGCCAGAACTACGACGCCCAGAGCGAAGCCGGAGTGAACCGCTTGGTCAACCAGTTTCTCCATGCCAGCTACAACTACCTGTCCCTG ggTTTTTACTTCACCCGGGATGACGTGGCCTTATCCAAGTTCTCATCCTTCTTCCGGCACCTCTCTGAGGAGAAGCACGAACAAGCAGAGAAGCTCCTGACCTTCCAGAACCGCCGTGGAGGCAGAGTTGTCCTGCAGGATGTCAAA AAACCAGAACGTGACGAGTGGACCAATGGAGCTGCTGCCATGGATGCGGCCCTTCAGCTGGAGAAGAATTTGAACAAGGCTCTGCTGGACTTGCACCAGGTTGCCACCAGCCACACGGATCCCCAT CTGTGTGACTTCCTGGAGACCCATTTCCTGGATGAGGAGGTGAAACTGATCAAGAAGCTTGGGGACCACGTGACCAACCTCAAGCGTGTGCGTGCCAAAGACGAGGGCCTTGGTGAATACCTCTTTGACCGTCTCACCCTGGGAGAGTCCAGTGACTGA